GTCATGCATCTAATGGGCGCAACCGATCGTCAGGTTGCCCGCTTGTTTCAACGGCGAGCCGGCCTTGATGCCTTGTTCGGCAGCTTGCTCGGATTTATCGGTGGGACCATGATCGTCCTGTTTATCGCCAATCGCCTTAGCGCGGTCGATGCCGCGCTTTTCGATCAGGGTGGCCTTGGCTCGATCGATTGGCTGATTATCTTTCTTGTACCCGCAGGGGCCGTAGCTTTGGCCGTGGTAACTGCCCGTGCAACGGTGCTGCGTGCATTGGCGCGTATGCTATGATTCGGCGCCTTCTTTCGCTGGTGGTACTGGTCTGGGTGTTGGGCTTTGCCCTGTTCGTCGTAACGCTCCCGCAACCCGCCGACGATCGCTTTACAGATGCCATTGTGGTGCCGACCGGCGCGCCGGGTCGCATTCCGCGAGGACTTGAACTGCTTCAGGCGGGAAAGGCAAAGCGGATGCTGATAACCGGCGTCGACAGGGCAGTTAAACCGCATGAACTCGCCATTACGCAAAAAGTCCCCGTCGCGTTGTTTTCGAGCAGCATCGATCTTGGGCATGAGGCTGTTGATACACGGTCCAACGGTGAGGAAACTGCAACGTGGCTGGCCGCGCGCAATTACCATAGCGTGCGGCTCGTCACGACGGACTGGCATATGCGCCGCGCGCGCTTC
This genomic stretch from Sphingomonas paeninsulae harbors:
- a CDS encoding YdcF family protein, producing the protein MIRRLLSLVVLVWVLGFALFVVTLPQPADDRFTDAIVVPTGAPGRIPRGLELLQAGKAKRMLITGVDRAVKPHELAITQKVPVALFSSSIDLGHEAVDTRSNGEETATWLAARNYHSVRLVTTDWHMRRARFELEHAIGDKIMILPDAVVSEAGLTVLLKEYNKYLFRRVAVLVGL